In the genome of Juglans microcarpa x Juglans regia isolate MS1-56 chromosome 6S, Jm3101_v1.0, whole genome shotgun sequence, the window AAAGTCATTGACGAGTGTGCCGAAAAGATAGAGAGTAaggaaatggagagaaaaaccTCGTAGCACCAGCAACGGGCAACATTGCGGATTGTATACCCTCCCCCACCCAAGACCATTAAAGGCACATTGAAAGATCTAAGAAAACGGAGGCAATCTGCATGGCCCTTCACAGACAAGTTGAAGCACCCCAACCTGTCACCAGACAGTGAATCCGCTCCACATTGAAGAACAACCGCATCTGGCTGATAGACCTCCATGACTTTGTGAATAATGGGCCTAAACAGACCACGGAAACTCTCATCATCCAATCCATCATTTAATGGGACATTCAGGGCATAATTCTTCCCAGGCCCCCACCCTGTATCCTTAATGTGCCCAGTCCCCGGAAAGAAATCTCCAAATTTATGGAACGACACGGTCATGACTCTGTCCGTGGCATAAAATGCCTCCTCAACTCCATCTCCATGGTGGACATCAATATCGACATAAAGTACACGCTGCCCAGAAAAATAGTGTTCAGAAAAATGTATCAACGTGTGAGCCCAGAAACATTCACCTCTAATGACCAAACACCAATTAagctcaaaattcaaaactacatGGCAAAAAGGGAGAAACTTGTCTGGTCTTGCGGTGCAAAACATATCAATATCATTCATGTTTCACAATAATGAAAAGCCTGTTTCACAATAATGAAAAGCCAAACAACACCTCTAAGTTTGAAAGAACAGAGAACTTTTCATGCTACTTGAACGCAGCAACATCAAAGGCACTacccgggaaaaaaaaaaaaaaaaacacactcaAAACTTGATCACAACTACTTATGAAATGTCTAATAAAACACGGCCCAAAATCCGAAGCACATATAACAAATGGCACAGTAATGAATACTAGTGAATATTACgagaataaaaaggaaaaaaaataccctATGAACTTTGAGCAGCTCAAGAATACCGAGCACAATATCATTGACGTAGCAGAAGCCGGAGGCCTCGGACTTCTTGGCATGGTGAAGACCACCCGCCCAATTAAGGGCGATATCGGAGTCGCCACGGTTGAGCTTTACGGCGGCGCCGATGGAGCCACCGGCGGAGGATTGGCAGAAGCCAAAGAGGCCATCGAAGACTGGGCAGTCCTCGCCGACGTTGAAGCGCTTAGTGTGGCGGGAGAAGGCGTTGTCTGAGAGGGTATCGGGGGAGACGGAGGCGAGGAAGTCCACGTACTCCTCGGAGTGAAAGCGGCGGATGTCTGCGGGACCAGCGGGGAAGGGGCGGCTGATCTCCATGCGACGGTGGAGGGCGTAGTGAACAATGAGGTTGTGGGCCATGCGGATCCTGTGGGGCTTCATCGGGTGGCCCTGACCGTAGTAGTAGTCCCCGATGCAGGGTTCGTAGAAGTAGCTCACTCGGCGCTTCGTGGCGTCCGGTGCCGCTGCGGCCGGGAGCGAGGCGCCTTCTCTGCTATCACCCATTAACCCACAGGTGAATCAATGAACCCCTACGATCCTCGCACCCTCCGAACGGGGAATGATGAAAGGGAGACagttcgaaaaaaaaaaagagtgaattCGTCTAAGAGGCAAGAAGAATTGATTTAAAAGCTTAGACTGGGCCCATTGGGCTTCAGATATCTAACCTCCAAGGGCTTCAAACCCAAACCCACTTAAAGGGCTTACAAATAAGAGAGTGACATCAGAAGTATGACCTCGAGCAAAATTaaatctttgttttttatttttattttttttggctaAATAAGAGCACAATTAAATAATGagttttactattcatcatcctcacacaccacatatcatactttttttttattcttcctaaattaattaagtttttttctactcatcattcatgcaccacatatttgataagagaaagaaattaaaaattaaacaattatgtatggtatgtggtgtatgggatgatgaatagaatttttaatCCCACATTATGTAGAGTCGCATTTTACGCAATCCAATCACAATCTCTTTATTTTCCAAGTCGAGTAACAATCGCAGACTAAAGAGCATGGAACAATAAAGAGTAGTAttacatgtatttatatttttacttacaagactcattttgttaattttcttttgaaattcaaatttggaatcaaatttcatgatttttagcATATAAATAACTGACACGTAGAGAAATAAGTTTTGGttaaatacatttaacattttccatCAATAAAATATGCTCTTTGGTCAGTGATTTTGTCTATAtctcaagtatttttctttccaaagtATTCTTAGAGATAATATAGAAGCAAAGCTAACCCATGTTGATGCATCCTAGTATTCTAACCAAAACATAGGTATATTTGTCAACATAATCATGTTCTTTAAAGATCTTAGTTTGTTTCTTCAAGTTGGGGATAACTTCTAGTAGGTTCATCCTCTTTTGCCCTTCCCCTCATCATTGACTAAAACCTCTTCAATCCCTTGAAACTTCGCTTATTCCAATTCCATGCATAACCATTCTAACTTTAGTTAAACCTTATAACCCTAGATTCATGGATGGAGGGAAGCAATATCTTTCGTGAGGAGGCCAAAGTAAGAATGAGATAATATATTCCAATCAATGTTACttttcatcttaatttgtaGCATTCTTAATCACGCTTGCTGATATGGCACTATTaagatatttcatatttcaatgACTTAAAATGTAATACGTCAGCAATAtgatagaaaatgataaaacttAGATTAAAAGGAGCGAGCGATGGGGATTTGTACACCATGAGCCTTGAGAATATGCAAGATCTTGCTTCTAGTAACTCTCTTGACTTAAGCGATACCATGAGAGTCACGAAGAATCACACCAATCTGGGATGGCGTTAGACCCTTCTTCGCAAACTTGCAAATGTTCTCCTCAACCTAAAACCCACACAAAAACCCCAGCCCATCAATTcctcaaaactaaaaaaaaaaaaaaagttacatacgTATACGCACATCTTACATGAATCAAAAGAGAGAGTTTAGGTTTTTTATGGGTACATCTTGAAAACGGATCTTAAGCCAACTCGGCGGAGTTCTCATGTAGGGCAGAGCCTAGGCCGAGATACCCTTACTagaatcatatcacaaaaatcaattaGATTTTCCCATGGCTAGGAAGAGAGGCAATATGcatagatatacatatatatatatatatatatgtatgtatatatagatagatagatagagagagagagagagagagagagaggtacccACGAGTGTGCATACAACCCATGGTGGCAGCGAAGAAGTGGAGGTGTCGTTGCTTTCGTTCCtatgtgatatgaacccgcgggaattaaatcccttgaacccacaattaatttgaaaacttcccaagaaagtcaaaatcaagtcaaaggatggagaatctagacccgataagaactcgtttcaagaacctagattatattaaaatctagacccgttgaagaacttgtctcaagaacccagattacaaaggaggaatgccacaaaagttgtgatttacctttgataagttcaagagttcaatcaagcaCAAGaagagtaaactcaactcacaaataaaattcaatattgtctaaggcTTCCAATGagactacaaagagtatttaaaccaaacctaattaaaaccctaaccaaaataaagctccattttacccaaaatgcccctggatgaacaatGTCGCTACTACAGTAACGCttcagtacctcttgaaaccctagttcctaaaaagtaactttctaaataagcccttagccaaaatacaagaccTTCCCGATAAACCTAGTTCATTAAAattaagacgtgtgggccaagcatcttcaagcccacttattctaaactaataaaataaatcatttaatcaaattagaAGTCTCGAATAACAATAGGCCcgatctctaagtcatgtcttccacagcttgaatcaagtggatcagaattgattctccttctttcaagcccatcttgagtgttgggctcttgctagcttcatcccaagtggattgcaccaatccgtgcattgtttccttgatcttcttggcccttgatcttgtaattggtccatttggaacttgcaaaagatctttaagagtaggctcACCTTAGTTCCCATCATTATGCTTAGATGAGCTGCAGCAAACCCTAGGTATCCTTTGAAACATGAGGTAAATGGGATTTATTTATGagcatattaaaaaaagactCAAAATGATGGTGAATTTTGAacccaaagaaaagaaagcaaacaTGACAAATAGATTAAGATAGACACAGATTGACATACTAGTGAGATAGACAGACAGACAAACTTAGACAGACACACAGCTGAGTCAGacaaaaaatgaagattttgaaGACTTAGACAGATGCAAAAGGAAATCAcagatatttttttgttttgtttgagttTGGAAGTCGGAGCAAATTTTTCCTCTAACTCTGActatttttttcacaataaGTTAATAACTCCAACTCTGAACTCTATTTTTTCCAACTCCGACAGAGTTAGAATCGGAACGAACGTTTGCTAGAGTCGGAGCCGGTGGAGtttttgcccacccctacttCATAGCATCTTTGCTGCCCAGGTGGGCAAAAGGTCACTTTGCCACCTGGCTTATAGCAAGAGTAAACCTCATACAGCTAGCAAAAGAGAGCTTATCTATATATTTGGGCACCCCTCATATGAAGTCATAGCTCAAAACATTTTGGATAGAGACCCACAAAACAAACACCAGTTGGGTCAGTGAAAATTCTCCAAAAGGACCAATAGGCGGATTAACaggctacaaaaaaaaaatattgatgtgacacgttttaagtatattaataaattaactattaaaataaaattgaacttaaaatatgtcacatcGCTTAATCTaactaaaaatgataaaaaaaaaattcttcttacaCAGTCATCTCATGTAGACACTGTGCAGTCGGCTGACGTGGCAgctgatattaaaaaaaaaaagcaaaaacgaAGATGAATAcgaaaataaagatgaaaaccCATTTCATTTCTTGCTTCTAAGACCAAAACATTTTGAAGGTGCGCAAGAGGAAATCATCCAGCCAGAATCCAATGGGCTTCTTCCTTCCTCGTGTGGATGTAGAAGATTGGGTTGGGTACTACGTTGGGTGGGTCAACCCAACCCAAGGCCGACATCGATGTCGTTTTGGGAGTCGGGGAAATAGCGGCAGTGGTCGGGTTGAGATCGGGAGTGAGAGAGGCGGCTGTGGAGGAGAGAGACcaagaggaggagaagagctAAGATGACGGCGCAAATGTGGGCGTCGTACTGTGGCCGCCGACGTGTCCGGAGGTTTCGTAGCATTTCTTGCCGTTGGAATTAACTAGTAATGGACTTCATCCACATGCAATGAGAGCGAGCAGAACGGTAAGGATTGTTCAGGTTCGAGGTTCTGTCTTACTGTGGATTTTAGTGGGATTCGTGATCGGCCATAGCCTGAACCAGCCCAAGGCACCGaggtgttattttgtgaatagagGCAATGGGTACAAGCATCGGCCTTCATCCCTACATTGTTCTCGTCGTACTCACCCATGGCATCAATAAACATACGTATGAGGTTGTTGTCATTGTCTTGTTGGgaggagattaaaaaaaacaaaaaagcttaAAATTATTCACTTAACTGTAAGACAATCCTTGTCTTGTCGGGAGAGAAACTTCTTGAGGGTAATACATATTATGCCATGAGGACAGACGGAAGGGGCAACTGgggagagaaagggggagaggAGTCGAAGCAACACAGTGAGGTCTCAGGGAAGGAGAAACACAGAAGAGGGGTCGAAACTTGGAGAGGAGGGAGGGCTGGAGAAATGGGGGcaaacttaataaaattaaaatgtcgtcatttttttttccacgtCAGCGCTGTTTGCCCTATGCTTGCACCACCCGACTGCTTCCAacgtttttctaaaaaaaaataaccgaCACGTAAGTTCTAATTAATCCGTACACATTACTAGATTGTGTGGCCAATGATttatacatatatctatatacattCCTCGCATATTgcaatacatatttataaatttgttatggtttctttttctttgtttcaatAAGTAATATGTATTTAGGATTAGAATTACGAAAATTTTAGGTCTGGTTTGgataaaaatatgttttcatctcatctcaatattcaaacatcacaaacacaaataattcttaatttcaaatttttaacttttttatctaacgattacataattattacaactctCCCAAATTTCCAAAcgaaacacaaaaaataattcaattttttcaaatctcaaaataaaaattatatcaaaaaaattatattttaacaatatttttactttataatatttgtattgatcaactttttatctttcattttttaaaactctataaaacattttaagtaaaactattttattattatttataaaatattttactattatttataaactgtctcatctcaactcaactcacggCCCAAACCAGGCCTAGAGAAATGCTTCTTGGCAAAGATCTATACTTACGATGGTGGTTGTGTACCATACATTCTTTGACTTTGAATGTGAGCCTCAAGAAAACtgaagctttaattaattttgaagagctccttcgaaatattctaattaagaacaaaattatatatacgcAACTaatgaaatttggaaaaatataattGGTTTAAGCATTCAATCATACAAACGAAAATACGtgtagaataataataattaagaacaTGGAGATCATGCAGAATCAAACTTTTCCAGACAACAAAATATTCGGATTTCATTTTCCAAGTCTGAAATAATTAATGATCGACCACTCATGGAGTTTTTGCGGAAAGCAAGCGATGTCGGTAAGTCATGTGTTACATTAATGTTAtccttcattttatatataatacatgctACTAAGATATTGAATTTGTAACATAAATAATGTTGAATCTTATTCATCATATATCTTCTTATATTTAAGATATTCATACCGAATATCATTGTATTTAAGATTAtcattgatattatttataacAATTCAAAAAAGACCCATTTAAGTCACATCTAAGcctatatttcaaaatgacCAGTCAGGAATATACTTGGACTAGCTCATTGTAATCATTATAAAAGGCAAGAATTTATTTCTCTCACGCAATACTAAATCACTTAATTTGAATTATCATAATCTTTCTCTTGAtctaggccttgtttgtttttataatcattcttatattatttcatttcatttaatcattacagttttttcaaattctaaaatcaaaataatattaaaaaaatatatattctaacaatattttattcaatttttaacttttatctcatctaatctgtaaaaacaaacgagacctaaatctCTA includes:
- the LOC121237326 gene encoding histone deacetylase 6-like isoform X2, yielding MGDSREGASLPAAAAPDATKRRVSYFYEPCIGDYYYGQGHPMKPHRIRMAHNLIVHYALHRRMEISRPFPAGPADIRRFHSEEYVDFLASVSPDTLSDNAFSRHTKRFNVGEDCPVFDGLFGFCQSSAGGSIGAAVKLNRGDSDIALNWAGGLHHAKKSEASGFCYVNDIVLGILELLKVHRRVLYVDIDVHHGDGVEEAFYATDRVMTVSFHKFGDFFPGTGHIKDTGWGPGKNYALNVPLNDGLDDESFRGLFRPIIHKVMEVYQPDAVVLQCGADSLSGDRLGCFNLSVKGHADCLRFLRSFNVPLMVLGGGGYTIRNVARCWCYETAVAVGVEPDNKLPYNEYFEYFGPDYTLHVEPCNMENLNLPKDMEKIRRKRTWTEGQNVAYGMVRTMTLTLKKMRSLDILSQILR
- the LOC121237326 gene encoding histone deacetylase 6-like isoform X1, with the translated sequence MGDSREGASLPAAAAPDATKRRVSYFYEPCIGDYYYGQGHPMKPHRIRMAHNLIVHYALHRRMEISRPFPAGPADIRRFHSEEYVDFLASVSPDTLSDNAFSRHTKRFNVGEDCPVFDGLFGFCQSSAGGSIGAAVKLNRGDSDIALNWAGGLHHAKKSEASGFCYVNDIVLGILELLKVHRRVLYVDIDVHHGDGVEEAFYATDRVMTVSFHKFGDFFPGTGHIKDTGWGPGKNYALNVPLNDGLDDESFRGLFRPIIHKVMEVYQPDAVVLQCGADSLSGDRLGCFNLSVKGHADCLRFLRSFNVPLMVLGGGGYTIRNVARCWCYETAVAVGVEPDNKLPYNEYFEYFGPDYTLHVEPCNMENLNLPKDMEKIRIMLLEQLSRIPHVPSVPFQTTPPVSQVPEEAEEDMDRRPKCRIWNGEDYDSDPEEDEKPRHIEPNSEMRNVVDEMDEDKSNEQPPS
- the LOC121237326 gene encoding histone deacetylase 6-like isoform X3, which gives rise to MGDSREGASLPAAAAPDATKRRVSYFYEPCIGDYYYGQGHPMKPHRIRMAHNLIVHYALHRRMEISRPFPAGPADIRRFHSEEYVDFLASVSPDTLSDNAFSRHTKRFNVGEDCPVFDGLFGFCQSSAGGSIGAAVKLNRGDSDIALNWAGGLHHAKKSEASGFCYVNDIVLGILELLKVHRRVLYVDIDVHHGDGVEEAFYATDRVMTVSFHKFGDFFPGTGHIKDTGWGPGKNYALNVPLNDGLDDESFRGLFRPIIHKVMEVYQPDAVVLQCGADSLSGDRLGCFNLSVKGHADCLRFLRSFNVPLMVLGGGGYTIRNVARCWCYETAVAVGVEPDNKLPYNEYFEYFGPDYTLHVEPCNMENLNLPKDMEKIRYF